A part of Desulfobacter sp. genomic DNA contains:
- a CDS encoding peptidoglycan DD-metalloendopeptidase family protein: MLFIPEANFKIGKPFLCAWLLAWLALVPAAASGAEVLYQGTVTAHKLNIRERPARGSAVVLVLDKGEEVEVLEARGGIGGWLLVRYHGEEGYVRNRPQYIALVQSEPAQAAPRTVTAKVLKPKPPKDAPHSEEIKAKPADPAPEAARARKKAIKQQIEEEARKVASFSEKEVEILDGLNAIDFALNQARVRSVDLRRETRALTLEIDRIQGSLSTLAKAMDKNQAYAGRRLNALYRMHMMGSLEMAGPPASLFDFFIKQKSLKKVVASDFSLLEKQAGDLRELGRLEDDLSRQIASRTALEEELALQIRIREKESRKKSAILQEIRQKKKLSQAAIASLKSSAKALDQALDRMGMRGSPALDNTSFVRQKGRLAAPVPGKIVSRYGKARKGDYNSFTFQSGIDIRVERGEPVRSVFKGEVMFARWLKGYGNLVIINHGDNYYTLYAHVEEVFKKKGESVGTGEVIATAGDTGSIKGLCLHFEVRHHGKPVNPMTWLKKGA, from the coding sequence ATGCTTTTTATCCCTGAAGCAAATTTTAAAATAGGCAAACCGTTTCTCTGTGCGTGGCTTTTAGCATGGCTTGCACTGGTCCCGGCAGCAGCGTCGGGGGCGGAGGTCCTGTATCAGGGAACGGTCACCGCCCATAAGCTGAATATCAGGGAACGGCCGGCCAGGGGCAGTGCCGTGGTCCTGGTGCTTGACAAGGGAGAGGAAGTGGAGGTGCTGGAAGCCAGAGGCGGCATCGGCGGCTGGCTTCTGGTCCGTTACCACGGAGAAGAGGGATATGTGCGCAACCGGCCTCAGTATATTGCTCTGGTACAATCTGAACCGGCCCAGGCGGCACCCAGGACCGTCACGGCAAAAGTTCTCAAACCCAAACCCCCAAAGGACGCGCCCCATTCTGAAGAGATAAAGGCAAAGCCCGCCGATCCGGCCCCGGAAGCGGCCAGGGCCAGGAAAAAGGCCATAAAACAGCAGATAGAGGAGGAGGCCCGGAAGGTGGCCTCTTTTTCCGAAAAAGAGGTGGAGATTCTGGACGGGCTCAATGCCATTGATTTTGCCCTGAACCAGGCACGGGTGCGGTCGGTTGACCTGAGGCGGGAGACCCGGGCCCTGACCCTTGAGATTGACCGGATACAGGGGAGCCTCAGCACATTGGCCAAAGCCATGGATAAGAACCAGGCCTATGCCGGCCGCAGGCTCAATGCCCTGTACCGCATGCATATGATGGGCAGCCTGGAGATGGCAGGCCCTCCTGCCTCCCTATTTGATTTTTTTATCAAGCAGAAGTCCCTTAAAAAGGTGGTGGCTTCTGATTTCTCCCTTCTGGAGAAGCAGGCCGGCGACCTGAGGGAACTGGGCCGGCTGGAAGATGATTTGAGCCGCCAGATCGCATCGCGAACGGCATTGGAGGAGGAACTGGCCCTGCAGATCCGCATCCGGGAAAAAGAGTCCAGAAAGAAATCCGCCATCCTCCAGGAAATCCGCCAAAAGAAGAAATTGTCCCAGGCTGCCATTGCATCATTGAAATCCTCGGCCAAAGCACTTGACCAGGCCCTGGACCGGATGGGGATGCGGGGAAGCCCGGCCCTGGATAATACCTCATTTGTCCGGCAGAAGGGGCGTCTGGCCGCACCGGTGCCGGGCAAAATCGTTTCCCGTTACGGCAAGGCAAGGAAAGGGGATTACAATTCCTTCACTTTTCAAAGCGGAATTGATATAAGGGTGGAACGGGGAGAGCCCGTACGCTCGGTGTTCAAAGGGGAAGTCATGTTTGCCCGGTGGCTCAAGGGGTACGGCAACCTGGTCATTATCAACCACGGAGACAATTACTATACCCTGTATGCCCATGTGGAAGAGGTGTTTAAGAAAAAAGGAGAATCGGTGGGCACGGGAGAAGTGATTGCAACGGCTGGAGACACCGGTTCCATTAAAGGTCTCTGCCTCCATTTTGAAGTCCGCCACCACGGCAAGCCGGTCAATCCCATGACCTGGCTGAAAAAAGGAGCCTGA
- the glnA gene encoding type I glutamate--ammonia ligase, which yields MTPKDVIAMAKENDVKVVDIRYMDFIGTWQHFSVPISELSESAFEDGFGFDGSSMRAWQNIDNSDMIVIPEPETAKIDPFFKVPTLAIIGNIHDPITQESYSRDPRGIAKRTEAYIKSTGLGDTIFVGPEPEFFIFSNIRYASDPQASFFEIDSPEAHWNTGDGSEPNLGYKIKPKHGYFPLPPTDQYQDMRTEMMLTLEELGIEMECQHHEVASAGQSEIDLRFDSLLKMGDKLAWFKYVLRNVAAKYGHTVTFMPKPLYGDNGTGMHTHMSFWKDGEPTFAGNKYAGLSDNALWAIGGIMKHCKALCAITNPTTNSYKRLVPGFEAPIKLAYSSRNRSAAIRLPMYSGSPKAKRIEFRTPDPSANGYMAFSAIAMAMMDGIQNKIDPGDPMDKNIYDLPPEELAEIKSAPGSLEEALDALAADHDFLLKGDVFTKDVIDYWIDYKMENEVKPVISRPHPHEFYLYYDI from the coding sequence ATGACACCTAAAGACGTAATCGCAATGGCAAAGGAAAACGATGTAAAAGTAGTCGATATCCGGTACATGGATTTCATCGGAACCTGGCAGCATTTTTCAGTGCCCATTTCCGAACTCTCAGAATCTGCATTTGAAGACGGTTTCGGCTTTGACGGATCTTCCATGCGGGCATGGCAGAACATCGACAACTCCGACATGATCGTTATCCCCGAACCGGAGACCGCCAAAATCGATCCATTTTTCAAGGTCCCGACCCTGGCCATCATCGGTAATATCCACGACCCCATCACCCAGGAATCCTACAGCCGCGACCCCAGGGGCATCGCCAAAAGAACCGAAGCGTATATCAAGAGCACCGGCCTGGGCGACACTATTTTTGTTGGACCCGAGCCTGAATTCTTTATCTTCTCCAACATCCGTTACGCCTCTGATCCCCAGGCATCCTTTTTTGAAATTGACTCTCCGGAAGCCCATTGGAACACCGGCGACGGCTCCGAACCCAACCTGGGCTACAAAATCAAACCCAAACACGGCTATTTCCCCCTTCCGCCGACAGATCAGTACCAGGACATGAGAACCGAAATGATGCTCACCCTGGAAGAACTGGGTATTGAAATGGAATGCCAGCACCACGAGGTCGCCTCGGCCGGACAGTCTGAAATCGACCTGCGCTTCGACTCCCTGCTCAAAATGGGTGACAAGCTGGCCTGGTTCAAATATGTCCTCAGAAACGTGGCTGCCAAATACGGCCACACCGTCACTTTCATGCCCAAACCCCTGTACGGCGACAACGGTACCGGCATGCACACCCACATGAGCTTTTGGAAAGACGGCGAACCCACCTTTGCCGGCAATAAATATGCAGGCCTTTCCGATAACGCCCTCTGGGCCATCGGCGGCATCATGAAACACTGCAAGGCGCTTTGTGCCATCACCAACCCCACCACTAACTCCTACAAGCGTCTGGTGCCGGGATTTGAAGCGCCCATCAAACTGGCCTACTCCAGCCGGAACCGCTCCGCCGCCATCCGTCTGCCCATGTACTCCGGCTCTCCCAAAGCCAAACGGATCGAATTCAGAACACCGGATCCCTCTGCCAACGGCTACATGGCTTTCTCCGCCATCGCCATGGCCATGATGGATGGCATCCAGAACAAAATTGATCCCGGCGATCCCATGGACAAAAACATCTATGACCTGCCCCCCGAGGAACTGGCAGAAATCAAATCTGCACCGGGTTCCCTGGAAGAAGCACTGGACGCCCTGGCCGCAGACCACGACTTCCTGCTCAAGGGCGACGTATTCACCAAGGACGTCATTGACTACTGGATTGACTACAAAATGGAAAATGAAGTCAAACCGGTCATCAGCCGTCCCCATCCCCATGAGTTCTACCTGTACTATGACATCTAA
- a CDS encoding TatD family hydrolase yields the protein MMLFDSHCHIDDKSYDADLHDVMDRARDAGVRAMMVVGIDRATSCKAIEIAGRFDNVFTSVGVHPHDAIQCSATVLEELRAMALENPCVRAWGETGLDFNRMFSPTEDQEACFSAQLAMAGELDLPMIFHERDSKGRFYEILKSDGPASRKGVVHCFSGTKEEMFKYLDLGYYIGITGILTILQRGEYLRQIAPLIPEDRLLIETDAPYLTPKPQKNKFRRNEPAFVGSVMERLAQVRGADPDHLARAVFKNTLRLYNITLGSD from the coding sequence ATGATGCTTTTTGATTCCCACTGCCACATTGACGATAAGAGCTATGATGCCGATCTTCACGATGTAATGGACCGGGCCCGGGATGCCGGAGTCCGGGCAATGATGGTGGTGGGCATTGACCGGGCGACCTCCTGCAAAGCCATTGAAATTGCAGGGCGGTTCGACAACGTATTTACCTCCGTGGGCGTCCATCCCCACGACGCCATCCAGTGCTCGGCCACCGTGCTGGAGGAACTGCGGGCCATGGCCCTTGAAAACCCCTGCGTCAGGGCCTGGGGGGAAACCGGTTTGGACTTTAACCGCATGTTCTCCCCCACAGAGGACCAGGAAGCCTGCTTTTCGGCCCAGCTGGCCATGGCCGGCGAACTGGACCTGCCCATGATCTTCCATGAGAGGGACTCCAAGGGGAGGTTTTACGAAATCCTCAAATCCGACGGCCCTGCATCCCGGAAAGGGGTGGTCCACTGCTTTTCCGGCACAAAGGAAGAGATGTTCAAGTATCTGGATCTGGGATATTACATCGGCATCACCGGCATCCTCACCATCCTCCAGCGGGGGGAATACCTAAGACAGATCGCCCCCCTGATTCCCGAGGACCGGCTGCTCATTGAAACCGACGCCCCCTATCTCACGCCCAAACCCCAGAAGAATAAATTCCGGCGCAACGAACCTGCCTTTGTCGGTTCCGTGATGGAACGGCTGGCCCAGGTGCGTGGGGCGGATCCGGACCACCTGGCCCGGGCGGTGTTCAAGAACACTTTAAGACTTTATAATATCACCCTGGGCTCGGATTAA
- a CDS encoding lytic murein transglycosylase, with amino-acid sequence MKKLNLPVVTALGMLFFLCASSIPPDVRAAAPAKENLLAPLAQRLIKDGFDADKIQALFSKENVFFTPDGVSLFFIHSESSLNYDQFSSSKSIAKAKKYMARHKEALDNVENALGVDKTIITAIILVETRLGTYLGKRTVINTLSTMAALTDRPLQEKVWAAIPDKKKPKRATFDKKVEKRTQWGYEELKALIRYADREGIDPAAIKGSYAGAMGISQFMPSNALTLARDGNADGRVDLFDHNDAIFSVANFLRHHGWKPGISRQQQHKVLFRYNHSNYYVDALLKISDKLK; translated from the coding sequence ATGAAAAAACTCAACCTGCCTGTCGTAACTGCCCTGGGAATGCTTTTCTTTTTATGCGCGTCTTCCATACCGCCAGATGTCCGGGCTGCCGCCCCGGCTAAAGAGAACCTGTTGGCCCCCCTGGCACAGCGGCTGATAAAAGACGGATTTGACGCGGACAAAATCCAGGCCCTGTTTTCCAAAGAGAATGTTTTTTTCACCCCCGACGGGGTCTCGCTATTTTTCATTCATTCAGAGTCCAGCCTGAACTACGACCAATTTTCTTCGTCCAAATCCATTGCCAAGGCCAAAAAATACATGGCCCGGCACAAAGAAGCCCTGGATAATGTGGAAAATGCATTGGGGGTGGACAAAACCATCATCACAGCCATCATCCTGGTGGAGACCCGGCTGGGAACCTACCTGGGCAAACGGACGGTGATCAACACCCTGTCCACCATGGCCGCCCTCACGGATAGACCCCTCCAGGAAAAAGTATGGGCCGCCATACCGGATAAGAAAAAGCCCAAACGGGCAACCTTTGATAAAAAAGTGGAGAAACGGACCCAATGGGGCTATGAGGAACTTAAGGCCCTGATCCGCTACGCCGATCGGGAAGGCATTGACCCGGCCGCCATCAAGGGCTCTTACGCCGGTGCCATGGGCATCTCCCAATTCATGCCCTCAAACGCCCTGACCCTGGCCAGGGACGGCAATGCCGACGGCCGGGTGGACCTCTTCGACCATAACGATGCCATTTTTTCCGTGGCCAATTTTTTAAGACACCACGGCTGGAAACCGGGCATCAGCCGCCAGCAGCAACACAAGGTCCTTTTCAGATACAACCACAGCAATTACTATGTGGACGCCCTTCTGAAAATTTCCGACAAATTAAAATAA
- the tatA gene encoding twin-arginine translocase TatA/TatE family subunit gives MIGGIGMPELIIILVIILIIFGAGKLPEIGAGLGKGIKNFKKATKEPIEDKKDEPEKIEKD, from the coding sequence ATGATTGGTGGAATCGGAATGCCTGAACTGATAATTATCCTTGTTATCATCCTCATCATTTTCGGTGCAGGGAAACTGCCGGAAATCGGAGCCGGGCTGGGCAAAGGCATTAAAAACTTTAAGAAAGCCACAAAAGAACCCATTGAAGACAAAAAGGACGAACCGGAAAAAATCGAAAAAGATTAA
- a CDS encoding ATP-binding cassette domain-containing protein, whose protein sequence is MNADGGKANIIRLFNVCKRYGGKMALDDITLDIEPGEFIIVSGPSGAGKSTLLKVLYLAERVSEGQILIDGMNLARISASKLPFLRRRFGMVFQDFKLIPNRTVFENVALVLKVAGEKPAYIRKKVMHVLRVTGMEKKANHLPPTLSGGEQQRVAVARAVVGEPAIILADEPTGSLDKESARRVLDLLLDYHKKGATILIASHNLGLIESSVRGRNIALEDGKLKGISTMLY, encoded by the coding sequence ATGAACGCGGACGGCGGTAAAGCCAATATTATCAGACTGTTTAATGTGTGCAAACGGTACGGCGGCAAGATGGCGCTGGATGACATCACCCTGGATATTGAGCCCGGCGAATTCATCATCGTCTCAGGCCCCTCGGGTGCGGGGAAGTCGACCCTGCTCAAGGTGCTCTATCTGGCAGAGCGGGTATCCGAAGGCCAGATCCTCATCGACGGGATGAACCTGGCCCGGATTTCAGCTTCCAAGCTGCCTTTTCTGCGGCGCCGTTTCGGCATGGTGTTCCAGGATTTCAAGCTTATCCCCAACAGGACCGTATTTGAAAACGTGGCCCTGGTTCTCAAGGTGGCCGGGGAGAAACCCGCCTATATACGAAAAAAGGTGATGCATGTACTCCGGGTGACGGGCATGGAGAAAAAGGCCAACCACCTTCCGCCCACCCTCTCCGGCGGTGAACAGCAGCGGGTGGCTGTGGCCCGTGCCGTGGTCGGGGAACCGGCCATCATCCTGGCCGACGAACCCACGGGCAGCCTGGATAAGGAATCCGCCCGCAGGGTGCTGGATCTGCTGCTGGATTACCATAAAAAAGGGGCCACCATCCTTATCGCCAGCCATAACCTGGGTCTCATCGAAAGCTCTGTACGGGGCCGGAATATCGCCCTTGAGGACGGCAAACTCAAAGGGATTTCCACCATGCTCTACTAA
- a CDS encoding MoxR family ATPase — protein MTKNPDAQFQGAQRYVLDPELASIVNISMKLEMPLLLKGEPGTGKTMLAHAIADTLDMPLIILNVKSSMKLVEALYQYDTLTRLNDSRFGDSSRNVSNIEEYIKMGKIGQAFCADRRAVLLIDEIDKADTDFQDDMLDVLDQMQFDIIETDRTVSAVNRPVIIITSNAKKDLSDPFLGRCNFHHIAFPEPKMMRKIIRVHFPDIDSKLAENAISAFYSLREIDGIEKKPATRELINWIRALNADSDFHAKDLVKGSMPFLGVLFKKSPDYERAKNMTARRKLF, from the coding sequence ATGACAAAAAATCCAGACGCCCAGTTCCAGGGGGCACAACGATATGTACTGGACCCGGAGCTGGCTTCCATTGTCAATATATCCATGAAGCTGGAAATGCCCCTGCTGCTCAAGGGGGAGCCCGGAACCGGCAAAACCATGCTGGCCCATGCTATCGCCGATACCCTGGATATGCCACTGATCATCCTCAATGTGAAATCCAGCATGAAACTGGTGGAGGCGCTCTACCAGTACGACACCCTGACCCGGCTCAATGATTCCAGGTTCGGGGACTCCTCCAGAAACGTGAGCAATATTGAGGAATATATTAAAATGGGTAAGATCGGCCAGGCCTTTTGTGCTGACCGGCGGGCCGTCCTGCTCATTGATGAGATCGACAAGGCCGACACCGATTTCCAGGATGATATGCTGGACGTGCTGGACCAGATGCAGTTTGATATTATTGAAACCGACCGCACCGTTTCCGCCGTTAACCGGCCTGTGATCATCATCACCTCCAATGCCAAAAAAGACCTGTCAGACCCATTCCTGGGCCGGTGCAACTTCCATCACATCGCCTTCCCCGAGCCCAAAATGATGCGCAAGATTATCCGGGTCCATTTCCCGGACATCGACAGCAAACTGGCAGAGAATGCCATTTCTGCCTTTTATTCCCTGCGTGAGATCGACGGCATTGAAAAAAAACCGGCCACCCGGGAACTGATCAATTGGATTCGGGCCCTGAACGCCGATTCTGATTTCCATGCCAAGGACCTGGTCAAAGGCAGCATGCCCTTTTTGGGCGTATTGTTCAAAAAAAGCCCTGATTATGAGCGGGCAAAGAATATGACGGCCCGGCGGAAACTTTTTTAA
- a CDS encoding ABC transporter permease, with product MIRFLKKAYADIRSNRFLNLITVMTIALSILLVSVFMLFFENASRVLESWNQGGRAMVYLSGEFQPPMLPGLRERLNAIGGIQEVHFIHRDKALARLQKEMGSKTEFLSSLKTNPLPHALEITMVSYSSFEEVKALADRIESIDLVDSVEYGQGWLGRFLRLFNLFKMTGYAMCSLFLLIALFITANTVRLAFYARKTEVEIMRLVGATEGFIKTPFYVEGVFQGFLGGLLGMGLLLAGFLTLSSGITRNLGSYVYMDIRFLSWQAMAVILFSSTFLGWFGCFLSLKQILK from the coding sequence ATGATTCGATTTTTAAAAAAAGCCTATGCAGATATCCGGTCCAACCGGTTTTTAAACCTGATCACCGTGATGACCATTGCTCTTTCAATCCTTCTGGTTTCAGTGTTCATGCTTTTTTTTGAAAATGCCAGCCGGGTGCTTGAGTCCTGGAATCAGGGGGGGCGGGCCATGGTTTATCTGAGTGGGGAGTTTCAGCCCCCCATGCTGCCCGGTCTCAGGGAGCGGCTCAATGCCATTGGCGGTATTCAGGAGGTCCACTTTATCCACAGAGATAAGGCCCTGGCGCGGCTCCAAAAGGAAATGGGGTCCAAAACCGAGTTTTTGTCCAGCCTGAAGACCAACCCCCTTCCCCATGCCCTGGAAATCACCATGGTATCCTATTCCAGTTTCGAAGAGGTCAAGGCGCTGGCGGACCGGATTGAAAGCATTGATCTGGTGGATTCCGTTGAATACGGCCAGGGGTGGCTGGGGCGGTTTCTGAGATTATTCAACCTTTTCAAGATGACGGGCTATGCCATGTGCAGCCTTTTTTTGCTGATCGCCCTTTTCATAACGGCCAATACGGTGCGCCTGGCCTTTTATGCCAGAAAAACAGAAGTTGAAATAATGCGGCTGGTGGGGGCCACCGAAGGGTTCATCAAAACCCCGTTTTACGTTGAGGGGGTGTTCCAGGGGTTCCTGGGCGGCCTGCTGGGCATGGGGCTCCTGCTGGCAGGGTTTCTCACTCTTTCATCGGGCATCACCCGGAACCTGGGCTCCTATGTCTACATGGACATCAGGTTCCTTTCCTGGCAGGCCATGGCCGTGATCCTTTTTTCAAGTACATTTTTAGGTTGGTTTGGATGCTTTTTATCCCTGAAGCAAATTTTAAAATAG
- the glnD gene encoding [protein-PII] uridylyltransferase: protein MESREANRLIEQKENLIKEFLAGNAENFLERLTGCLDEYFLSVFEKSIAARKMVISGDPFAVIALGGYGRKEQCIHSDIDLLILFDKTVPPDVEAFVQELLYPLWDARFEVGYAVRNIDECIKMSFERFDILTTVLDARFICGASLVYSAFMEKFRQQLAGKHLKDALNYLYENGEKRLEDFGDSTYLVAPDLKSGFGGLRDYHTLLWYAKIKSDIKSRRDLEYYGFLSHFEYTSLEESLAYIWNIRNRLHYISRRKNDTLHFELQPEVAGFLNYTNTTGRPEVEIFLGELHEKMEFLKQIFQITFEDIASSCRIKKESAAPKPAGTNGLVIKKRRLFFANTVVILQEPDLLLKIFLESGRTKTPLSIEARRVASEFRHLVDKKMRRDPACIKIFKRILSLSFWKFNVLNVMLSTGILQRFIPEFSPLVDKIQYNHYHLFPVDKHSIRCVQIINSFKSPDTSMMSNLYAGVYKDIRNKNVLLVAGLLHDIGKADPAKEHSRRGARIATPIIDRLGFNDTEKEDILFLIRHHLLLAKTATRRDIFDEETAVYTAGKVGKIRLLRMLFLLTVADSQATGPKAWNDWTEQLLKDLFLKTMGILKTGELVSKKSSRLIETKKKDVLTLLRESWREEEVNRQLSAMARRYLLYVPARNIVEHINLYRNLGDREFIWQITKDNGSDMRTVSICGKDKPGFYSKIAGVFFRNNIDIAASQAYSLGDSHILDVFNVRPPKDRLFEKEKWEKAERDLNQALEDDHYLDKALDKIPSEITIASGRQPEPNQVRIDNETSSFFTIIEVLTYDFPGLLFAVTNTLYRSGLNVNVAMVATKIDQVIDIFYVKDLDGDRKIESQEKLEQIKTSTINCLPKVASKEVVNEKN, encoded by the coding sequence ATGGAAAGCAGGGAAGCCAACCGGTTAATCGAACAAAAAGAAAACCTGATCAAAGAGTTTCTGGCGGGCAATGCCGAAAACTTCCTTGAACGGTTAACCGGCTGCCTTGATGAATACTTTCTTTCTGTATTTGAAAAGAGCATTGCCGCCCGTAAAATGGTCATTTCAGGAGATCCTTTTGCCGTCATTGCCCTGGGGGGATACGGCAGAAAGGAACAATGCATCCATTCGGATATCGACCTGCTCATCCTCTTTGACAAGACCGTCCCCCCGGATGTGGAAGCCTTTGTTCAGGAACTGCTCTATCCCCTGTGGGACGCCCGGTTCGAAGTGGGATACGCAGTCAGGAATATTGATGAGTGCATTAAAATGTCCTTTGAACGCTTCGATATCCTGACCACGGTACTGGATGCCCGGTTTATCTGCGGGGCCTCCCTGGTTTACTCCGCATTCATGGAAAAATTCAGGCAGCAACTGGCCGGCAAACACCTAAAGGACGCCCTGAATTACTTATATGAAAACGGAGAGAAACGCCTGGAAGACTTCGGCGACTCCACCTATCTTGTGGCACCTGACCTGAAATCCGGATTCGGCGGGCTGAGGGATTACCACACCCTGCTCTGGTACGCCAAAATCAAATCCGACATTAAATCCAGGCGGGACCTCGAGTACTACGGGTTTCTTTCCCATTTTGAATATACCAGCCTGGAAGAATCACTGGCCTATATCTGGAACATACGTAACCGGCTTCACTACATTTCCCGCCGGAAAAACGATACCCTGCATTTTGAATTACAGCCCGAGGTTGCAGGGTTCCTGAATTACACCAACACAACCGGTCGCCCCGAGGTGGAAATTTTCCTTGGAGAACTCCACGAAAAAATGGAATTCCTCAAGCAAATCTTCCAGATCACCTTTGAGGACATTGCCTCATCCTGCCGGATCAAAAAAGAGAGCGCCGCCCCCAAACCGGCCGGCACCAACGGCCTGGTGATCAAAAAACGCCGCCTCTTTTTTGCCAACACCGTGGTCATTCTCCAGGAACCGGATCTGCTGCTCAAAATATTCCTTGAAAGCGGACGGACCAAAACCCCGCTCTCCATTGAGGCCAGGCGGGTGGCTTCGGAGTTCAGGCATCTGGTGGATAAAAAAATGAGGCGGGATCCGGCCTGCATAAAAATATTCAAGCGGATCTTATCCCTCTCCTTCTGGAAATTCAACGTACTGAACGTCATGCTGTCCACGGGCATCCTCCAGCGGTTCATCCCGGAGTTCTCCCCACTGGTGGACAAAATCCAGTACAACCACTACCACCTTTTCCCGGTGGACAAGCATTCCATCCGCTGCGTCCAGATCATCAACAGTTTTAAAAGCCCGGACACGTCCATGATGAGCAACCTTTATGCCGGGGTATACAAGGATATCCGGAATAAAAATGTCCTGCTGGTGGCCGGACTCCTTCACGATATCGGAAAGGCCGACCCGGCCAAGGAACATTCCAGGCGGGGTGCCCGTATTGCCACCCCCATCATTGACCGACTGGGGTTCAATGATACGGAAAAAGAAGATATCCTTTTTCTCATCAGGCACCACCTCCTTCTGGCCAAAACCGCCACCCGGAGGGATATTTTTGATGAAGAGACGGCGGTTTACACTGCGGGCAAAGTGGGGAAAATCAGACTGCTGCGCATGCTCTTTTTGCTCACCGTGGCCGATTCCCAGGCCACCGGCCCGAAAGCCTGGAACGACTGGACCGAGCAGTTGCTCAAAGACCTTTTCCTCAAAACCATGGGGATACTCAAAACCGGGGAACTGGTCTCCAAAAAGAGCAGCCGCCTCATTGAAACAAAGAAAAAAGACGTCCTCACCCTACTCCGGGAAAGCTGGCGGGAGGAGGAAGTCAACCGGCAGCTTTCGGCCATGGCCAGAAGATATCTGCTATACGTACCCGCCCGCAACATCGTAGAGCACATCAATCTATACCGGAACCTGGGGGACCGGGAATTCATCTGGCAGATCACCAAGGACAACGGCTCGGATATGCGTACCGTTTCCATCTGCGGCAAGGACAAACCCGGGTTTTACTCCAAGATCGCCGGCGTATTCTTCCGCAACAATATTGATATCGCAGCGTCCCAGGCCTATTCCCTGGGGGACAGCCACATCCTGGACGTATTCAATGTCCGCCCGCCCAAGGACCGGCTTTTTGAAAAGGAAAAATGGGAAAAAGCCGAACGAGACCTGAACCAGGCCCTGGAAGACGACCACTACCTGGACAAGGCATTGGACAAAATTCCGTCCGAGATCACCATTGCATCGGGGCGGCAGCCGGAGCCCAACCAGGTCCGCATAGACAATGAAACCTCCAGTTTTTTTACCATCATTGAGGTGCTCACCTATGATTTCCCCGGCCTGCTTTTTGCCGTAACCAACACCCTGTACCGGAGCGGGCTCAACGTCAACGTGGCCATGGTGGCAACTAAAATAGACCAGGTCATCGATATTTTCTACGTCAAGGACCTGGACGGAGACCGTAAAATCGAATCCCAGGAAAAATTAGAACAGATAAAAACATCCACCATCAATTGTCTTCCCAAAGTCGCATCAAAGGAGGTTGTAAATGAGAAAAATTGA
- a CDS encoding P-II family nitrogen regulator, with product MRKIEAIIKPFKLDDVKEALSEIGIYGMTVTEVNGYGRQKGHKEIYRGAEYVVDFVPKIKLEIVVNDERLDEAVTTIRNAANSGKIGDGKIFVLPVEQAIRVRTGESGDEAI from the coding sequence ATGAGAAAAATTGAGGCAATTATCAAACCCTTTAAACTGGACGACGTCAAAGAGGCCTTAAGCGAAATAGGCATCTACGGCATGACCGTGACGGAAGTCAATGGTTACGGCCGGCAGAAAGGCCACAAAGAAATCTACAGGGGCGCGGAATATGTCGTGGATTTCGTTCCAAAAATCAAACTGGAAATCGTTGTCAATGACGAACGGCTGGATGAAGCCGTAACCACCATCCGCAACGCGGCCAACAGCGGCAAAATCGGTGACGGTAAAATATTTGTGCTGCCGGTTGAACAGGCCATCCGCGTCAGAACCGGAGAGAGCGGCGACGAAGCCATTTAA